CCACTTGTTACATCCTCGATTTGGTGTGTTAACACGTGCACTGCTGGCTCAGCCAAAATTGTTACTAATCCTAAAATAAAACCTACAATGATAACATATGCTTTGTTATCTAATGATGCGATATTAAAGCCTACTGCAGCACCAACATCCATGAATCCAGCATTGACTCCAACTAAAAACAGTACTAGACCTAAAAATGTAAATAATAAACCCATTAAAATCTTTTTAACAGATTTCTTTGACATTTTAAAGGAAATCTTTTGAAAGATTAAAAAGGCAATCAAAATTGGCATTAAAGCAATAAATATTTCTTGTGCTATGATTGGTAATTTATATAAGAAGGGAGAGATGATAGATTGTGATACTTCATGTTGTTCTAAGCTTCCTGACATCTCATCTGTCCCAGAAATAATATTCATGATCATGACGGAGATGATAGCGCCTGTTGAAGCAATAGCAACCAATCCAAAACTATCTTTCTCAGAAGCTTTAGAATCTTTCTTTAATAATGAAACCCCCAAAGCAAGTGCTAATATAAACGGTACTGTTAATGCCCCCGTCGTAGCTCCAGATGCATCAAAGGAGATAGCTAAAAACTCTGGTGAAGTAAATATAGCAAGAATTAATATTACAAAATAAAGAATAGATAATAATTTATATAGTGGGAAATTGTAAACAATTCTTATTAATCCGATGGCAATAAGTGCAGCGATCCCAATTGATACGACCACAACAATCAATGTTTTCGAAATAACACCGGATGTTACTAATTCAATTTGGCCCGCTAAAATATGTAGATCAGGTTCTGCAATGGAGATGAAAAATCCTAATAATAAGCCCGCAATTGCAACAATCCATAGTTTATTAGATTTTGCAATGGCTTTCCCCATCGTTTGTCCAATTGGTGTAATACCTATGTCTACTCCTATTAAAAAGATGGCTAATCCAATTATGATTAAAATGGCTCCTAATATAAACCGAACGATTAATGGGGTTTCCAAAGGTGTTATAGTAAAATTTAATATTAAAACAATGATGGTAATGGGGAGAACAGCGTAAACTACCTCTTTTATTTTCTCTATTAATACATTCAAATAATTACCCTTCCTTCCTTATTTTTTATATAAACATACATAATACACCTAACATTGTGATTCGTATTTTGTATGCGAATAACTTAATGGCTTTTGAATAATGTGACAGGGAAATGTAAGCGCTTTATTTCCATAGGGAGTTTTCTAAAGATTAGAATTTAGAGGTAAAAATACTTTTCTAGTAAATTTATATTTATTATAGTATAAATTTATTTGTTATGAAAATGAAATACCCAAATTTTCAAAATTTCTTCACAATTGGTTTTAAATTGGAAATTAAAAACATTATTTAGTAATATTTATCAATAAAAACAAGTTTTTCACACCCAACCCTGGCATGAAAATAAGTACCTTCGGTTCATAATGGTAATGACACAAACAGGATGTAAGACGTGGGTTTTTTTGGTGGCGTTGACCCTGTAATAAAAACTGTTTGAGTGAATTTGGTGTTCAACCCTTTGTTAGCTCCGCTTATTAGTAGGATGACTACGTACAGAAAAATGCTTATGTTCAAATTCACTCACTGTTTGTGATCATCATGTATCGGAGTGATTTTATGGAGGTATTCATTGAAAAGTGTGCAGGTTTAGATGTACATTCAGAAACAATTGTAGCCTGTGTTATTAAGGGGAATCGTGAGGACGACCTGTATACAGAAATCGAGACATTTCCAACACTCACAAAAGATTTGTTTCGACTTTTAAAATGGTTAGAGGGGCATGAAGTTACACACATTGCAATGGAAAGTACGGGTGTGTATTGGAAACCTGTTTTTAACATTTTAGAGGATTTCTTTGATATCACCTTAGCGAATGCACAACGGATTAAAAATGTACCTGGAAGAAAAACGGATGTTTCAGATGCAGAATGGATAGCGAAGTTATTACGTCATGGTTTGATTGAAAAGAGCTTTGTTCCCCCTGTAGATATTCGTGAACTAAGAGATTTAACAAGACTGCGTAAAAAGTGGATTAGTCACTTGGTTTCAGAGAAGAATCGAATACAAAAGGTATTAGAAAGTTCAAATGTCAAACTAAGTACAGTTATCTCAGATGTATTCGGTGTATCAGGTCGAAAACTATTAAATCGATTAATTGAACAAGGCTATGTCGATGAAGTAGATGTGGAAAAAGATATTCATGGAAAGTTGATTCCGAAAAAACAACGGATTACAGATTCTCTATTTGGAACAATTAATGAACATCAAATCTTCCTAATTCGTCAATCTTGGCAACATATTCAATACTTAGAAACTTTAATTTCAGAAATTGAAGAACGGATGGATCAACTCCTACAAAATTATCAAGAAGAGCTACAGCTGTTAATCACCATACCAGGAATAAGTAAAGATACTGCGGCTGTAATTATTGCAGAAATCGGAGTAGAAATGGGACAGTTTCCGACATCTCAACATCTTGCATCATGGGCAGGCGTTTCGCCTGGTAATCACGAAAGTGCTGGGAAAAGGAAAAGTACACGTACAGTGAAAGGAAATCCTCATATTAAATCCGCCTTGTGTGAAGCAGCTTGGGCTGTATCTAGAAGTCGAAATCGATGGCTAGCAAATAAATACTGGTCACTCGCCTCACGAAGAGGAAAGAAAAAAGCACTCGTTGCGATCTCGCATCGAATGCTCCGGGCTATTTACTCCATGTTAATGAACAAGGAGCCATACAAAGAACCCCAAGTAATTTAATATAACCATAACCAAATAATTTTATACAAAGTTACCTCTGAACAGGTAGCTCTGCTTTCTTATTGGCTTTTTTAGGTCACTTTAAGAATTACCTAATATAAATAGTATTATTCAAAGACCGAAGGTTTGATTTATTTTCACAGAAAAAACTCCTAAAGGACGACAATCCTTCAGGAGCTTAATCTTATTCCCAAATTGCACTTACTACATTTGTTTGTTCACGAGCAGGACCTACCGAGAATGTCATTAAATTAATTCCCGTTAGTTCCACAACGCGTTCTACATATTTACGAGCGTTTTCTGGTAGCTCTTCTAATGTACGAACAGCTGTAATGTCTTCTGACCAGCCTGGAAGTTCTTCATAAACTGGTTTACATTCCTCAAGAACATGTAAGCTTGCTGGATATTCAGTAATAATTTCACCTTTATATTCGTAAGCCGTACAAATTTTTACTGTATCAAGTCCAGATAATACATCAATTGAATTTAATGCTAAATCTGTAATACCACTTACTCGACGAGAGTGGCGTACTACTACTGAATCAAACCAACCAACACGACGCGGGCGGCCTGTTGTTGTACCGTATTCACGACCTACTTCACGAATGTGATGACCAATTTCATCAAATAATTCTGTTGGGAATGGACCATCCCCCACACGAGATGTATATGCTTTACATACCCCAACAACACGAGAAACATGAGAAGGACCGATACCAGTACCAGTTGTTACTCCGCCTGCAACAGGGTTTGAAGATGTAACAAAAGGATATGTACCATGGTCAACGTCTAACATTACCCCTTGTGCACCTTCAAATAATACACGGCCACCTTCATCTAATACATCATTTAAAACCTTAGAAGTATCTGTTACATATTTTGCGATTTCTTGACCAAAAGCGTAATATTCTTCAAAGATATCTTCAAATTTTAATCCTTCTACTTCGTAATATTTTTCAAATAGACGGTTTTTCTTTTCTAGGTTTTCACGTAGTTTTTGTTCAAATACTTCGCGATCTAGTAAATCAGCAATGCGGATACCCATACGTGCAATTTTGTCTTGATAGCATGGACCGATACCTTTACAAGTCGTACCGATTTTTTTATCTCCACGCGATGCTTCGTCTACTTTATCTTGGTAAATATGATATGGAAGGATTACTTGCGCACGATTTGAAATACGTAGATTTGAAGTATCAATACCACGTTCTTGTAACCCTTTTAATTCAGTTACTAATGATTTCGGATTAATCACCATTCCGTTACCCATAACTGAAGTTTTTTCTGTATAAAAAATACCTGATGGAATTAAATGTAATTTGTAAGTTTCGTCGCCAATTTTGATTGTATGACCAGCGTTATCTCCGCCAGAAAAACGAGCGATTACATCTGCTTTTTTAGATAGGAAGTCCGTAATTTTTCCTTTACCTTCGTCTCCCCATTGTGTCCCCACAACTACAACTGATGTCATATCAGCACCTCCGCTAGACGCTAGCTGCGCCCTTTATCCCGTTTTAAATAACAGTCATTTTATTTTAGTATGTGCTAAACCGTTCATTTAAGTACAGTTCATTTATCAAACAGAACTATTGTAACAATGATTACTAGTATAGTCAATGAAGAAAATGAAAAAACACGAACATATTATTGTTATTTTCCAATAAATGTTCGTGTTCTGTATTATTAAGCTTGAGGCTGTGCCATTGGCTGCTGGGACCAATCAATATTTATAAACTTATTAAACTCTTTTTTAAACGCAAGAGTCACAGTACCTGTTGGACCATTACGTTGCTTGGCGATAATGATTTCGATCATATTTTTGTTTTCTGTTTCTTTATCGTAGTAGTCATCACGATATAGGAAGGCAACAATATCCGCATCCTGCTCAATACTTCCTGATTCACGAATATCACTCATCATAGGTCGTTTATCTTGTCTTTGTTCCACACCACGCGATAACTGTGATAAGGCAATAACAGGAACTTTTAATTCACGAGCGAGGGCTTTTAAGGAACGAGAAATTTCAGATACTTCCTGCTGACGGTTTTCCCCTTGTCGTCCACTACCTTGGATCAGCTGTAAATAATCGATTAAAATCATGCCTAATCCATTCTCTTGTGCTAATCGTCTGCATTTTGCCCGTATCTCACTTATACGAACACCAGGCGTATCATCAATGTAAATACCCGAATTGGATAGACTTCCCATCGCCATCGTTAATTTACCCCAGTCTTCCGTTGTGAGAGCACCTGTACGTAATACTTGTGCATCGATATTTCCCTCTGCACAAAGCATACGCATTACTAACTGTTCTGCACCCATCTCAAGAGAAAATATTGCTACATTTTCTCTTGCTTTTATCGCAACATTTTGAGCAATATTTAATGCAAATGCGGTTTTCCCTACAGATGGTCTGGCTGCTACGATAATTAAATCATTGCGTTGGAAACCAGCAGTCATTTTATCCAAATCTCTAAAGCCTGTTGGTATCCCTGTAACATCACCTTTACGAGTTTGGAGTTGTTCAATATTATCATAGGTATGAACAAGGACATCTTTAATATGTTTGAAGTCTCCCGAGTTTTTACGATTGGAAACTTCCATTACTTTCTTTTCAGCTTCTGATAGTAAAGCTTCTACTTCATCTTCTCGTGAAAATCCGTCTTCAACAATGCCTGTTGCTACACGAATTAAACGTCTTAAAATCGCTTTTTCTTCTACGATTTTGGCATAGTGGCCAATATTTGCAGCAGTTGGCACAGCATTCGCTAATTCTGTTAAATACGATAGACCCCCAACATCTTCAAGCTCTTTTTTACTCGATAGCTCTTCCGTTACGGTTACTACATCAATTGGCTTCCCTTGATCACTTAAATCAAGCATCGTCTGAAATATCTTTTGATGACTTACACGATAGAAGTCATCTGGTATTAATATTTCAGAAGCTGTAATTAATGCAGTTGGTTCTAAGAATATGGCACCAATAACGGATTGCTCAGCTTCATGGTTATGGGGTGGGACACGGTCCATGATGTTATCAGTCATGGCCTTCTCTCCTTACGATTCTTCAACAACATGTACTTTTAAAGTTGCCTTTACTTCGTTGTGAAGTTTAACAGGTATATTTGAATATCCTAAGGATCTAATTCCTTCACTCTCCATTTTACGCTTATCGATTTTAATACCGTGCGCTTTTTGAAGAGCTTCTGCTATTTGCTTCGTTGATACAGAACCAAATAATCTTCCACCTTCACCTGATTTAGCTTTAATTTCCACTGTTAATTGTTCAATTTTTTCTTTTAACTCTTTTGCTGCTTGTAATTCAGCTGCTGCATTTTTTTCTTCTAATTTCTTTTGTCCTTCTAATTGGCTTAATGCCTGTTTCGATGCTTCGACTGCATAACCATTTTTAATTAAAAAGTTATGTGCATATCCGTCAGCAACATTTTTTATTTCACCTTTTTTTCCTTTACCTTTAACATCTTTTAAGAATACTACTTTCATTCTTCATTACTCCCTTCAAACGTTTCCATAATTGCTTTTTTCAACATCTGTTGAGCTTCTGAAATTGTATCAGCTTCTAATTGGCATGCAGCATTCGTTAAATGCCCTCCACCACCTAGTTTTTCCATAATCAACTGAACGTTAATTTCGCCTAGAGACCTTGCACTAATTCCAATTAAACCATCTGGACGATGTGCAATGACAAAGGAAGCTGAAACATCTTTCATTGCTAGTAAAATGTCAGCAGTTTGTGCGATGATAACAGAATCGTATTGACGTTGATCTTCACCATGTGCAATAGCAATACCGCGCTGTACAAATTCCACTGTTTGAATAATTTTCGATCGTTCTATATAAGTATTTATATCTTCTTTTAATAAACGTTGAACTAATATAGTGTCAGCACCATAAGTTCGTAAATACGAAGCAGCCTCAAAGGTTCTCGCCCCTGTTCGTAATGTAAAACTTTTTGTATCAACGATAATTCCCGATAAAAGAGCGGTTGCTTCCAGCTTCGAAATCTTATCATTTTCTGGTTGATACTCTATTAACTCTGTTACTAACTCAGAGGTTGAAGAGGCATATGGTTCCATATAGACAAGTGTTGTATTTGATATAAAATCCTCACCTCGTCTATGATGGTCGATTACTACGATTTTGTCACATATATTTAATAGTTGCTCATCGATGACTAAGGATGGTTTATGTGTATCCACTATAACAAGTAATGATTTCTCTGTCATTTTCAATTTCGCTTCTTCAGGCGTTATAAAATATTGATAGATATCAGAATTTTTTTCGATTTCTTGCATTAAGCGGCTAACACTACCATTTAATTCAGTAAAGTCGACAACGATGTAGCCTTTTATTTTATTTTTTTCAACCATTTTACGGACACCGATACCGGCTCCAATAGCGTCCATATCTGGGTTTTTATGTCCCATAATAAAGACTTGATCACTCTCTTGTATTAAATCTTGTAATGCATGGGAAATAACTCGAGCTCTTACTCGTGTACGCTTTTCTACAGGGTTTGTTTTCCCTCCATAAAATTTCAACTTCCCATCCGGCTGTTTTATAGCAACCTGGTCTCCACCACGCCCTAAAACAAGATCTAGACTTGATTGTGCCAGTTCTCCAAGCTTTATAAGTGAGGTAGAACCTGCCCCTACACCAATACTTAATGTTAAGGATAAATTCTTTTGAGCAGTTTTTTCACGAATGTCATCTAAGATGGCAAATTTTCCTTTTTCAAGTTCACTTAAAATCGATTCATTTAGAATAGACAAAAAACGATCTGAAGATATACGTCTTGAAAAAATCCCATGCTTTTCGGACCATTCATTAATAATTGATGTAACAAGTGTATTTGTTAAACTTCTGTTTTGATCATCCATACCTTGCGTAATTTCATCGTAATTGTCAATAAATAGAATTGCAATAACTGTTCGATCAGCATAATATTGTGTTTTAATTTCGACTTGTTCAGTTACATCAAAAAAGTAGAGAAGTCTTTCAGTTTGTTTAAATATTACACGATATTTTTTCTCGCCAATTGTAATGGTAAGGTCACTTTTTTCATCCGATTTCGTTAATTCAAACAACTCATCCGATAAAACAAATAGTTCCTCACCTAACAAACTATCGACATCTAGAATTTTCAACATAAACGGATTGGCCCATTCAATGATAAATTTATCATTAATAAGTATTATCCCTATAGGCATTTCCAGCAATGCTTCCTCGCCTACTCGCTTCATACGATAAGAGAGTGTTTCGATATACTTTTCGATCTGGATATATGAGGTTTTTTCCACTTTCCACGCATACACGATTCCAATGATCATAACTAGTGCAAAGCCTAAACCAAGCCATATATTCCAAATGAATAATAGTGAAATTCCCACTAGTCCAATAATCGATAGATACAAAAGTGGATGTCGTATTGGTCTTTTCCTGTAAGTATCCATATTATCAGCCCCTTACTTCTGAATCTTATCCTTCACTAGTGAGCGAATATTAAATCCTAAATCAAATATCCCTATCAGAATAACAAAAGAATATATCGGCATAGCCATAATTGTGACAAGTACTTTCACAAAAGTTGATACATTAAACTTTTTATCTAAGAAATAATGAATAAACGACAATCCTTGTATTGTTAATAATACCCATAAAATCATAGAGAAATTTAAAATAATTACATATAACGTTGTACCAATTTCAGGTCTTACAAATAGATTGATTGTTAATACGATTAAATAATACCAAAGAATCGACTTTGGCATTTGTAAATCCTTAAATGCACTAAACTTTGGTACTTCTACTTTAAGCCTTTTTAAAATTGGTAAATTTGCTGAAATGATAAGAAGTGCATAACCAAATGCACCAAGAGTTACTGTAGCTGGAACGGTTGACTCGATCATTACAAACATTAATTCTAAATCTTCCATTTTTACTGGTGGCGTCTGACCTGTTAGAGTTTTTGTTAGTTCCAAATAGCTATCGTAACTATCCCGCGAGAATTGAAGAGAGTATCTAATAATATCTATTCCAAATACCTGCAACGAAATAATATACAATACTGCAGTAGCTAATAGTATTGTGAATCCCGACGACATTAATAAAAACAACTTGCTTTTCTTAAGCTGTATACTAATCCCGATGACTAAACCGATAGCAGCATGAACTGCAGCCGGTATAATAAGCAAGCCGCCAAAAATGAACGCTACCACACATGCCAGTAATGCCACTAAAATAGACATTTTAAGATTATAATTAGCGCTATACCACGCAATTGGTAGAGGTGCAATTACTGAAACGATGAGGCTTAACAGTGGCACATATAAAATAATCATCATGATTACTCCAAACAGTGCTATCATCATTACACCATGTGCAAGAGCTTTTGTTTGATTATTCGGCATCTGTAACCTTCCTTTATACTAGTTCAGAAATGTTTTCATTCGTCTATTGTATCATTTTTTGATCTATTGGACAAAAAAGCAGTAAGACATAAAAGGGGCATTTTTAATGTAAAAACTCAAAAGTTAATAAAAGATAAAGAGCCGACAAACCCATTTTAGTTTTTGTCGACTTTTTAACAATTGTATTCAATCTCTTCTTTTGATAGTAATTACCCTATAATATGAATCCCTATTTTTAAGACAAGCTAATTACTTGCTTGCTGACTTTTACGATTTATGTAACGAGGAATCATTTTTCTATGCCTTAGAGGAGATTATTCTTCCACTACCTTTTCCATCTGTTCATAAATACTCTCATTGTTAAAGTCCTCTTTCGTTAAACCCAAACTATTGCAAGCAAAAGATAAATGTTCTAGCCAATCAATATCCTTACATCGTAATGCCTCTTTACATTCCCTTTCAATATAAGAAGTGCTTATTTCCTTGCCTATCCTCCTAAATATCTCT
Above is a genomic segment from Lysinibacillus sp. PLM2 containing:
- the dnaC gene encoding replicative DNA helicase, with translation MTDNIMDRVPPHNHEAEQSVIGAIFLEPTALITASEILIPDDFYRVSHQKIFQTMLDLSDQGKPIDVVTVTEELSSKKELEDVGGLSYLTELANAVPTAANIGHYAKIVEEKAILRRLIRVATGIVEDGFSREDEVEALLSEAEKKVMEVSNRKNSGDFKHIKDVLVHTYDNIEQLQTRKGDVTGIPTGFRDLDKMTAGFQRNDLIIVAARPSVGKTAFALNIAQNVAIKARENVAIFSLEMGAEQLVMRMLCAEGNIDAQVLRTGALTTEDWGKLTMAMGSLSNSGIYIDDTPGVRISEIRAKCRRLAQENGLGMILIDYLQLIQGSGRQGENRQQEVSEISRSLKALARELKVPVIALSQLSRGVEQRQDKRPMMSDIRESGSIEQDADIVAFLYRDDYYDKETENKNMIEIIIAKQRNGPTGTVTLAFKKEFNKFINIDWSQQPMAQPQA
- a CDS encoding membrane protein, with the protein product MPNNQTKALAHGVMMIALFGVIMMIILYVPLLSLIVSVIAPLPIAWYSANYNLKMSILVALLACVVAFIFGGLLIIPAAVHAAIGLVIGISIQLKKSKLFLLMSSGFTILLATAVLYIISLQVFGIDIIRYSLQFSRDSYDSYLELTKTLTGQTPPVKMEDLELMFVMIESTVPATVTLGAFGYALLIISANLPILKRLKVEVPKFSAFKDLQMPKSILWYYLIVLTINLFVRPEIGTTLYVIILNFSMILWVLLTIQGLSFIHYFLDKKFNVSTFVKVLVTIMAMPIYSFVILIGIFDLGFNIRSLVKDKIQK
- the gdpP gene encoding cyclic-di-AMP phosphodiesterase GdpP, with the protein product MDTYRKRPIRHPLLYLSIIGLVGISLLFIWNIWLGLGFALVMIIGIVYAWKVEKTSYIQIEKYIETLSYRMKRVGEEALLEMPIGIILINDKFIIEWANPFMLKILDVDSLLGEELFVLSDELFELTKSDEKSDLTITIGEKKYRVIFKQTERLLYFFDVTEQVEIKTQYYADRTVIAILFIDNYDEITQGMDDQNRSLTNTLVTSIINEWSEKHGIFSRRISSDRFLSILNESILSELEKGKFAILDDIREKTAQKNLSLTLSIGVGAGSTSLIKLGELAQSSLDLVLGRGGDQVAIKQPDGKLKFYGGKTNPVEKRTRVRARVISHALQDLIQESDQVFIMGHKNPDMDAIGAGIGVRKMVEKNKIKGYIVVDFTELNGSVSRLMQEIEKNSDIYQYFITPEEAKLKMTEKSLLVIVDTHKPSLVIDEQLLNICDKIVVIDHHRRGEDFISNTTLVYMEPYASSTSELVTELIEYQPENDKISKLEATALLSGIIVDTKSFTLRTGARTFEAASYLRTYGADTILVQRLLKEDINTYIERSKIIQTVEFVQRGIAIAHGEDQRQYDSVIIAQTADILLAMKDVSASFVIAHRPDGLIGISARSLGEINVQLIMEKLGGGGHLTNAACQLEADTISEAQQMLKKAIMETFEGSNEE
- the rplI gene encoding 50S ribosomal protein L9; translated protein: MKVVFLKDVKGKGKKGEIKNVADGYAHNFLIKNGYAVEASKQALSQLEGQKKLEEKNAAAELQAAKELKEKIEQLTVEIKAKSGEGGRLFGSVSTKQIAEALQKAHGIKIDKRKMESEGIRSLGYSNIPVKLHNEVKATLKVHVVEES
- a CDS encoding membrane protein — protein: MNVLIEKIKEVVYAVLPITIIVLILNFTITPLETPLIVRFILGAILIIIGLAIFLIGVDIGITPIGQTMGKAIAKSNKLWIVAIAGLLLGFFISIAEPDLHILAGQIELVTSGVISKTLIVVVVSIGIAALIAIGLIRIVYNFPLYKLLSILYFVILILAIFTSPEFLAISFDASGATTGALTVPFILALALGVSLLKKDSKASEKDSFGLVAIASTGAIISVMIMNIISGTDEMSGSLEQHEVSQSIISPFLYKLPIIAQEIFIALMPILIAFLIFQKISFKMSKKSVKKILMGLLFTFLGLVLFLVGVNAGFMDVGAAVGFNIASLDNKAYVIIVGFILGLVTILAEPAVHVLTHQIEDVTSGYVKRKVVIFSLSIGVGLAIALSVIRVLVPELQLWHYLLPGYVIAVAMTYFVPKLFVGIAFDSGGVASGPMTATFVLAFVQGAAEAVEGANVLVDGFGMIAMVALTPLIALQVLGLVFKLKSKKEGLENDF
- a CDS encoding IS110 family transposase translates to MEVFIEKCAGLDVHSETIVACVIKGNREDDLYTEIETFPTLTKDLFRLLKWLEGHEVTHIAMESTGVYWKPVFNILEDFFDITLANAQRIKNVPGRKTDVSDAEWIAKLLRHGLIEKSFVPPVDIRELRDLTRLRKKWISHLVSEKNRIQKVLESSNVKLSTVISDVFGVSGRKLLNRLIEQGYVDEVDVEKDIHGKLIPKKQRITDSLFGTINEHQIFLIRQSWQHIQYLETLISEIEERMDQLLQNYQEELQLLITIPGISKDTAAVIIAEIGVEMGQFPTSQHLASWAGVSPGNHESAGKRKSTRTVKGNPHIKSALCEAAWAVSRSRNRWLANKYWSLASRRGKKKALVAISHRMLRAIYSMLMNKEPYKEPQVI
- the purA gene encoding adenylosuccinate synthetase, translating into MTSVVVVGTQWGDEGKGKITDFLSKKADVIARFSGGDNAGHTIKIGDETYKLHLIPSGIFYTEKTSVMGNGMVINPKSLVTELKGLQERGIDTSNLRISNRAQVILPYHIYQDKVDEASRGDKKIGTTCKGIGPCYQDKIARMGIRIADLLDREVFEQKLRENLEKKNRLFEKYYEVEGLKFEDIFEEYYAFGQEIAKYVTDTSKVLNDVLDEGGRVLFEGAQGVMLDVDHGTYPFVTSSNPVAGGVTTGTGIGPSHVSRVVGVCKAYTSRVGDGPFPTELFDEIGHHIREVGREYGTTTGRPRRVGWFDSVVVRHSRRVSGITDLALNSIDVLSGLDTVKICTAYEYKGEIITEYPASLHVLEECKPVYEELPGWSEDITAVRTLEELPENARKYVERVVELTGINLMTFSVGPAREQTNVVSAIWE